One Phaseolus vulgaris cultivar G19833 chromosome 11, P. vulgaris v2.0, whole genome shotgun sequence genomic window carries:
- the LOC137837377 gene encoding uncharacterized protein, translating to MRRTRQTSPEPSVDEGAVTMAQVLEMMRALQDTVAASKAEQEKMQAELAASQSRNDELNRVNEELRRTLQTPRERAVGEGMSMPPSPPRAFPMPFSPEIMQTMVPPNLVGVKASFTGVEDPEAHLTAFHTQMMLSGGSDVVYCKMFMSTLRGIAMEWFVSLPEGHITSFHQFSKLFTEQYIVNRAPSVVSYDLFDVRQYQGESLKDYLNRFGAQVVRLPSKDEDMLVHAFQKGVLPGPFSESLIRSHPSTFAEIRRRAVAHIVAETELSEKRGSAALLKPRGGQGKQQQHTRVHEAKEEKKVHGKPRPYAPRKDQGRGRARENNAPPRYDFMVGLADLIALPAIAARLRVPEKTNKVLGRKKNEWCEFHQAFGHTLHSCLALGHQLAELVKSGFLADYLRESPGDRASGS from the coding sequence ATGAGGAGAACAAGACAAACATCACCTGAGCCATCTGTCgatgaaggagctgtgacaatggcgcaggtcctggagatgatgcgtgcgctgcaggacACTGTCGCAGCGTCGAAAGCTGAACAAGAGAAGATGCAGGCGGAGTTGGCTGCATCGCAGAGTAGGAACgatgagctgaatcgcgtcaatgagGAGCTGAGAAGGACGTTACAGACGCCGAGAGAACGCGCAGTTGGAGAAGGGATGTCGATGCCACCATCGCCTCCGAGAGCGTTCCCTATGCCGttctcccctgaaatcatgCAGACCATGGTACCTCCCAACCTAGTGGGAGTAAAGGCGTCGTTcacaggggtagaagacccAGAAGCGCATCTGACAGCGttccacactcagatgatgctgtctGGAGGCTCAGATgtcgtgtattgcaagatgttcatgagcactctgagaggaatcgccatggaatggttcgtgagtctgccagagggtcatatcacgtccttccatcagttttcgaagctcttcactgagcagtacatcgttaaCAGAGCACCTTCAGTGGTGTCgtacgatctgttcgacgtaCGGCAGTAtcaaggtgagtcgctgaaagactacctcaaccgctttggagcgcaagtggttagattgcccagcaaggacgaggatatgctggtgcatgcgtttcagaagggagtgctgcctggtccCTTCAGTGAAtccctcatcaggagccatcccagcacctttgcggaGATACGGCGACGCGCGGTGGCACACATAGTGGCAGAGACAGAGCtttctgagaaaagaggaagtgcGGCACTGCTGAAGCCGCGTGGTGGACAAGGGAAGCAACAACAGCAcacgagggtgcatgaggcaaagGAGGAAAAGAAGGTGCACGGGAAACCTCGTCCTTATGCACCCAGGAAGGACCAGGGtcgggggcgtgcaagggagaacaaTGCACCCCCAAGATACGATTTCATGGtagggttggcggatctgatcgcccttCCTGCCATAGCAGCGAGACttcgagtaccagagaagacaaaCAAGGTACTAGGGAGGAAAAAGaacgagtggtgtgagtttcaccaagcctttggtcacacactccactcctgtttggcgttggggcaccaactggcagagttggtaaagtctggtttcctagcagattacctgcgggaGTCACcaggtgatcgcgcgtcagggtCCTAG
- the LOC137837357 gene encoding pre-mRNA-splicing ATP-dependent RNA helicase PRP28-like produces MTSGKERRKALLELARIQGAKMIGSSSSTTEPIAAPPLSVAPAEGPEPVRKRRRLAKAFPSSAAAAAAPTPSTEEESSGSPLVHRKRKLPEVGGASSLQPGEIEVVEIEEAPLPSPPPAGQALGQSTPPAGGDSAHSGDPPGLLGSPPPPPTSTATAEGGGGSSRPSGSGASNENFSRVIALVRQLIRSRELIEWNGEEVDKHLAKQIVLSLEFSTQHRKQLILEKRIKELEHDKESLQSDFEAAQGSVDLMRGMVEKARGEYLAQVQETIKTEILMGQAVNSMDCEVVQLRSKVIHLEAETSSLRQLNSQLVGELESTRETAATGEKKLEEVVSKLFEGKGQLEEAASSIAALTTEKNAAEASKQKLEAENADLMSVGAEALADGFELALKQIQCVLPDLDLSQFSIYHEVVDGKLIPPP; encoded by the exons ATGACTTCAGGGAAGGAAAGGAGGAAGGCATTGCTGGAGCTTGCCCGAATCCAGGGCGCCAAGATGATTGGctcttcttcttccaccaccgaaCCCATCGCAGCtcctcctctctcggtcgcgccagctgaaggccccgagccagtgaggaaaagaagaaggctagcgaaggcctttccttcatctgccGCAGCTGCTGCTGCCCCTACCccctcaaccgaagaggagagttctggctctcctcttgtacACCGCAAGAGGAAACTTCCAGAGGTTGGGGGGGCTTCATCCCTTCAGCCTGGGGAGATTGAAGTGGTGGAGATAGAGGAAG CTCCACTTCCATCTcctcccccagcaggccaaGCTCTTGGTCAATCCACTCCACCTGCTGGGGGCGATTCTGCTCACTCGGGGGATCCCCCGGGACTTCTCGGAtcgccaccaccaccaccaacctCCACTGCTACCGCTGAAGGTGGTGGGGGCAGCTCGCGACCAAGCGGCTCTGGAGCTAGCAATGAGAATTTCAGCCGAGTCATTGCTTTGGTCCGACAGCTCATTCGCAGCCGGGAGCTTATCGAATGGAACGGAGAGGAGGTGGACAAGCACTTGGCTaagcagatagtgctttccctggagttttccacccagcaccgcaagcaactAATCCTGGAGAAGAGgatcaaggagcttgagcatgacaaggagtcactgcaaagtgactttgaggctgcccaagggtccgtaGATCTGATGAGGGGTATGGTGGAAAAAGCCAGGggagagtacctagcgcaggtccaagagaccatcaagactgagatcttgatggggcaagccgTCAACTCTatggactgcgaggtggtgcaACTGCGGAGCAAGGTGATCCACCTGGaggccgagacctcctccctacgccaactgaactcacaactagtgggggagctcgagtctaCCAGGGAAACGGCCGCTACTGGGgagaagaagcttgaggaggtggtgagcAAGCTGTTTGAGGGAAAGGgccaattggaagaagctgcctcttccattgctgcccttaccaccgagaaaaatgctgcggaggcctcaaagcaaaaaTTAGAAGCTGAGAACGCCGACCTTATGAGTGTGGGTGCTGAAGCCCTTGctgacggattcgagctggcgctcaAGCAGATCCAATGCGTTCTCCCGGATTTGGACCTCTCACAGTTCAGCATTTatcatgaagtggtggatggaaagctcattcctcctccttga